CCGGCGCCCGAGTGCCCCACGAGTCCGATCATCTCGCCCGGTTCGACGTGCAGGTTGATCCCCTTGAGCACCGGTTGGTGCGCCACGTAGCCGAAGTTGACGTCCTGCAACTCCAGGCGTCCTTCGAATCGGGGTACATCCACGAAATCGGTCGGTGTGTATTCCTCGATAGGACTGTCGATGACCTCGAAGGTCCGGGTGATCGCCGTCATCATCTCCGGAATCCAGTCGGCCATGCTCGTGAGCTGCTGCACGGGACTGTAGAACATGGCCAGGTAGAGGAAGAAGGCCATGAGCATGCCGATGGTCATTTCCACCGCCTGCACCTGCAGCCCGCCGTACCACCATACCAGCAGTCCGCCCACGGACACGAGGAATGCGAGCAGCGGGCGCACCGTGCGCGAACGGACATGGATGTTGCGTTCGGCCGTGAACACCTTCTCGTTCTCGAAGTGCATTTCCTGGCTCTGCCGTTTCTCCTGGGCGAAGATCTTCACGACCCGGATGCCGGCCAGCGCGTCGTTCACCTGTTCGAAGAAGGTCGCCCAGCTGTCCCACGACCTGCCGTAAAACCACATCAGGTACCGCTTGATATGGATCGAGGCGAAGATGATGGCGGGAATGGGGATCAGGACGAGGAGCGCCAGTTCCCAGTTGAGGTAGAACAGCACCGCGGTCATGCCGATCACGAGCAGCCCCTGCTGGACCACCTGCGGCGCGAAATCGATCCAGAAGTAGTGGATCGACTTGGCGTCCCGGGCGATGCGGGCCATGAGGCCCCCCGTCTGCTGCATGTCGTAGTACTTGAGGGGCAGGAGCTGCAGTACGTTCAGCAGTTCGGACCGCGCGTCGAAGGCCAGCCGGTCGCCCAGCACGGCCATCATTCTCCCGCTTATGATGGTCACCCCGGTATGCACGATCCGGGAAACGGCCAGGAGCGCCACGATCGAAGGAAGCCAGATGTACATGCTCTGGTCCACCAGGACCTGGTCGACGAGGATCATGGTCAGGTACGGGGGCAGCAGGTCGATGGCCGACGCGACGATCGTGACCACCATGGCGACGACCAGCGTTTTCCAGTGGGGCAGGCAGAAAGACCACAGGCGCCGGAACGTGCGCAGGTGGGCCTCGCGGCTCGACCAGTCCGGGACCGTTTCCTCGGCAACGGGCTCCGTGAGATCCGCACTTCCATCGGGGCCGATCAGGTGCAACAGGGATTCGACGGCGTCGGTCATGTCCTGCGCCACGGCATGGGTGTACCGGAGCAGCCGGACGCTCCTCCCGTCCACCTCGGCCATGAGCGCGCTCGCGCCGACCAAGGGTTCCACGGTCAGGCCGGTGATCTCCT
The window above is part of the Gemmatimonadota bacterium genome. Proteins encoded here:
- a CDS encoding ABC transporter ATP-binding protein, which codes for MPLINTIPSELTRLIPSGLPAGEDKADLLFACKTDLAPDGRIDESMLAVTRRHLVVATRSDGAWTLTHTLSLEEITGLTVEPLVGASALMAEVDGRSVRLLRYTHAVAQDMTDAVESLLHLIGPDGSADLTEPVAEETVPDWSSREAHLRTFRRLWSFCLPHWKTLVVAMVVTIVASAIDLLPPYLTMILVDQVLVDQSMYIWLPSIVALLAVSRIVHTGVTIISGRMMAVLGDRLAFDARSELLNVLQLLPLKYYDMQQTGGLMARIARDAKSIHYFWIDFAPQVVQQGLLVIGMTAVLFYLNWELALLVLIPIPAIIFASIHIKRYLMWFYGRSWDSWATFFEQVNDALAGIRVVKIFAQEKRQSQEMHFENEKVFTAERNIHVRSRTVRPLLAFLVSVGGLLVWWYGGLQVQAVEMTIGMLMAFFLYLAMFYSPVQQLTSMADWIPEMMTAITRTFEVIDSPIEEYTPTDFVDVPRFEGRLELQDVNFGYVAHQPVLKGINLHVEPGEMIGLVGHSGAGKSTLIKLMCRFYDVDGGRILIDGTDVRRMDLTQLRSQIGYVEQDPFLFAGSVADNIRFGNQEASREEIIEAAINANAHEFIVKLPDGYDTPVGERGGRLSGGERQRVAIARAILHDPRILILDEPTSALDLETEKKIQEALGRLMEGRTTLAIAHRLSTLRDADRLLVLKNGEPVELGTHEELLDRQGEYYRLVQLHTNVSSIVGVEG